A stretch of the Pseudoalteromonas phenolica genome encodes the following:
- a CDS encoding DUF2145 domain-containing protein — protein MRYFNSFFFSFVLLLSLDTFAGSQQNSESKFSAEEVASFAKSVEKYAAKQGARAFIIARLGQPQKDLPRGFQFTHTAIAVYSQITLDNGDKAKGYAIYNLYQNADNPAKSALMTDYPVDFFWGVERLKAGVIIPSPDLQYRLIEAIASGKNKALHNPNYSLIANPFNNQFQNCTEHTLNVINAAIYETDDMMRIKANTEAYFTPQPVKVSRFKLALGNWFAKGVSTDDHGRKIQTTSFTSIGRYLKEFGLMEEAVVYEGGEVSKLF, from the coding sequence ATGCGCTACTTTAATTCTTTTTTCTTCTCATTTGTTCTGCTGCTTTCTTTAGACACCTTTGCAGGCAGCCAGCAAAACAGTGAATCTAAATTTTCAGCCGAAGAAGTCGCAAGCTTTGCCAAATCAGTCGAAAAATATGCAGCTAAACAGGGCGCGCGTGCATTTATAATTGCGCGTTTAGGTCAACCACAAAAAGACTTACCTCGTGGTTTTCAATTCACTCATACTGCTATTGCCGTTTATTCTCAGATCACGCTAGACAATGGCGACAAGGCTAAAGGCTATGCCATTTATAACCTCTATCAAAATGCCGATAACCCAGCAAAGAGTGCGTTAATGACTGACTACCCTGTCGATTTTTTCTGGGGCGTAGAGCGTCTAAAAGCCGGGGTTATTATTCCCTCGCCTGACTTGCAATACCGTTTAATTGAAGCCATCGCGTCAGGTAAAAATAAAGCACTACATAACCCAAATTACTCATTAATCGCCAACCCGTTTAACAACCAATTTCAAAACTGTACAGAGCATACGCTGAATGTGATCAATGCAGCAATATACGAAACCGACGACATGATGCGTATTAAAGCCAATACCGAAGCCTATTTCACGCCACAGCCAGTGAAAGTGAGCCGCTTTAAATTGGCATTAGGGAATTGGTTTGCCAAAGGCGTGAGCACCGACGACCATGGACGAAAGATTCAAACGACTAGCTTTACGAGTATTGGCCGATACTTAAAAGAGTTTGGCTTGATGGAAGAAGCGGTAGTTTATGAGGGTGGAGAGGTGAGTAAATTGTTTTAG
- a CDS encoding DUF2971 domain-containing protein: MDSCNEEVIYHYTSVEVLMNMFNGRNGKSSLWASGANSMNDYLENHWVIEVVKRLPIQKILSGILNRPDLGINAKTIKKYESIYFEDLILDICSNRDSNVITFLSSLSYEKDKLSQWRAYADNGRGVAIGFTKSKLKPFLKANNFRLNDVVYCEKEQYNELERFMYNLIIEDVQNENDNIFESLNDTLLKDDRRLDCLLEWCATYKNPAFAEEKEVRIWCSRKLYREKIEFRHSQGSIIPFMNFSFDASCIAEIVLGPKFTEANEPAYLESFLFHNKLEHVNLISSKATYR; encoded by the coding sequence ATGGATAGTTGTAATGAAGAAGTTATTTATCATTACACTTCAGTGGAAGTGTTGATGAATATGTTTAATGGCCGAAATGGAAAGTCTTCCTTATGGGCTTCAGGGGCTAACTCGATGAATGATTATTTAGAGAATCATTGGGTTATAGAGGTCGTAAAAAGGTTGCCGATCCAAAAAATTCTTAGTGGTATTTTGAATCGACCTGACCTAGGAATAAATGCAAAGACAATTAAGAAGTATGAATCTATCTATTTTGAAGATTTAATTCTAGATATCTGTTCAAATAGAGATAGTAATGTTATTACCTTTCTATCTTCATTGAGTTATGAGAAAGACAAATTGAGTCAATGGAGAGCTTATGCGGATAATGGAAGAGGTGTTGCAATTGGTTTTACTAAATCGAAGCTTAAGCCTTTTTTGAAAGCAAATAACTTTCGTTTGAATGATGTTGTGTACTGTGAAAAAGAACAATATAACGAACTAGAACGTTTTATGTACAACCTAATTATTGAAGATGTACAAAATGAAAACGATAACATATTTGAATCTTTGAACGATACACTCCTTAAAGATGATAGAAGGCTAGATTGTTTGCTTGAATGGTGTGCTACTTATAAAAACCCAGCTTTTGCAGAAGAAAAAGAAGTCAGGATTTGGTGTAGTCGAAAATTATACAGAGAGAAAATCGAGTTTAGACACTCGCAGGGGTCCATTATACCATTTATGAACTTTTCATTCGACGCAAGTTGTATCGCCGAAATTGTTCTAGGTCCGAAGTTTACGGAAGCAAATGAACCAGCATATTTAGAAAGCTTTCTTTTTCATAATAAATTAGAACATGTAAATTTAATATCATCTAAAGCTACTTATAGATAG
- a CDS encoding TetR/AcrR family transcriptional regulator has product MPWDVTHKTKSKEKILICAAKLFVEKGFDAVGINDVMKSANMTRGAFYAHFKSKADLYNQALVVAAFKARENITHGCDQGFASLQHNYLQQGQDPALKDNQQCPIALLISDIRQREPLVRETYEKVFKGFVKFIESQGLTEAEALKEAATMIGAVALSESLTDKNLVEKLLVACQR; this is encoded by the coding sequence ATGCCTTGGGATGTTACGCATAAAACTAAAAGCAAAGAGAAAATTCTGATCTGCGCTGCCAAGCTTTTTGTCGAAAAGGGCTTTGATGCTGTTGGGATCAATGACGTGATGAAATCAGCAAACATGACACGTGGTGCATTTTACGCGCACTTTAAGTCAAAGGCTGACTTATATAATCAAGCGCTGGTTGTTGCAGCATTTAAAGCCAGAGAAAATATCACGCATGGTTGCGACCAAGGTTTTGCAAGTTTGCAACATAACTACTTACAACAAGGGCAAGATCCTGCCCTGAAAGATAACCAGCAATGCCCGATAGCTTTGTTGATCTCAGACATCAGACAGCGAGAGCCGTTAGTCAGAGAAACTTACGAAAAAGTATTTAAAGGTTTTGTGAAATTTATAGAATCGCAAGGATTAACAGAAGCAGAAGCGCTTAAAGAAGCTGCGACTATGATTGGTGCAGTAGCCTTATCGGAGTCGTTGACTGATAAAAACTTGGTGGAGAAGCTATTGGTTGCCTGTCAGAGGTAA
- a CDS encoding ABC transporter permease: protein MLNNYLTIAYRNLLKQKLYSGINILGLAIGLAICISMAIFVESELGYDKHINNHENIYRTSLKMTVPGSPAQHFAQGSVYNAERFSANFDEIQEATRLREIGATLGFGNTHFSYDGINLADANAIEFFSLEMLQGDAQTALAAPNSVVLTESAAQRYFSSTNVMGETLMLANRISLKVTGVIKDLPTRTHLDISALISMGTAPEFLQNPNWDQNPSFNYLTYFQLAPNTDIKALEAGFPDFLENHVGEGVSDALNYTLINITDIYLNSHFYGEMKENGDINIVYSFSIIAALILLIACVNFMNLSTATATKRAKEVGVRKTLGAKKHSLITQFMVEAIMLCYIALFIAIALVEATLPIFADFIGKELAFTYFDLGTLAILLSLGLCVGLISGAYPAFYLSAFKPAKVLKGEVTQGKAGALLRKGLVVFQFSVAIILIVATVVASLQLSYARNIDLGYDKSNTFVLRGLYTTEASPQRDAIKTQLLANPNISSVTKTSRFPTGALTDAMGLIHPATNEMQLMPVLSVDEDYFSSYNIKLLSGRGFSRDFTADVISRPSEENPNPEFSVVINSVAAKTLGYTPEEAVGKQFKVLFTRTSEGTATIVGVTEDYYFSSLKTEVAPTYHLLNHNNGYNMSIKYTGDTAQVRDYIEQTWSKFVPEQPIALDYLDDRFNQMYQQEDREFIVFNLFSLLAIFIACLGLFGLASFTTQRRTKEIGIRKVLGASVLDIVILINKEFSKQVLIANIIAWPAAYFIMQEWLNSFVYRIDLSILPFAVATTLAFVIAWVTVGSLSAIAAKERPITALRYE, encoded by the coding sequence GTGCTTAATAACTATTTGACCATTGCCTATCGCAATCTGTTAAAACAAAAACTTTACTCAGGCATTAATATTTTGGGCTTAGCCATAGGCTTGGCGATTTGCATCAGCATGGCAATCTTTGTTGAGTCTGAGTTGGGTTACGATAAACACATTAATAACCATGAAAACATCTACCGTACGTCTTTAAAAATGACAGTGCCAGGCTCGCCAGCACAACATTTTGCACAAGGCTCGGTATATAACGCTGAACGTTTTTCGGCAAACTTTGATGAGATCCAAGAAGCAACGCGACTACGTGAAATTGGTGCCACTTTAGGGTTTGGTAATACACATTTTAGTTATGATGGCATTAATCTAGCCGATGCCAATGCGATTGAGTTTTTCTCTTTAGAAATGTTACAAGGCGATGCACAAACAGCCCTTGCTGCTCCAAATTCTGTGGTGCTGACAGAATCTGCGGCACAGCGTTACTTCTCAAGCACTAATGTGATGGGCGAAACCCTAATGTTAGCTAATCGCATTAGTTTAAAAGTCACAGGGGTAATTAAAGACTTACCAACACGTACTCATTTAGATATTTCAGCGCTAATTAGTATGGGTACTGCCCCTGAGTTTTTACAAAACCCAAATTGGGATCAAAACCCAAGCTTTAACTATCTGACTTATTTTCAGCTTGCGCCGAATACAGATATCAAAGCCCTTGAAGCTGGCTTTCCTGATTTCTTAGAAAACCATGTTGGCGAAGGGGTGAGTGATGCGCTGAATTATACGCTGATTAACATCACTGATATTTATCTCAACTCTCACTTCTATGGTGAAATGAAAGAAAATGGCGACATCAATATCGTCTATTCATTCAGTATTATTGCCGCGCTTATTCTACTGATTGCGTGTGTGAACTTTATGAACCTGTCTACCGCAACGGCGACTAAACGCGCAAAAGAAGTTGGGGTACGTAAAACCCTAGGTGCGAAGAAACACAGCTTAATTACTCAGTTTATGGTTGAAGCTATTATGCTTTGCTACATTGCTTTATTCATCGCCATTGCACTGGTTGAGGCGACCTTGCCTATTTTCGCTGACTTTATTGGCAAAGAGCTGGCATTTACCTACTTTGATTTAGGTACATTAGCTATTTTATTATCTCTGGGTTTATGTGTCGGGTTGATTTCAGGTGCGTATCCAGCGTTTTATTTAAGCGCCTTTAAACCCGCTAAGGTGCTGAAAGGTGAAGTGACGCAAGGTAAAGCTGGGGCGTTACTGCGTAAAGGTCTTGTAGTTTTTCAGTTCAGTGTGGCAATTATCTTGATTGTGGCGACCGTGGTTGCAAGCTTGCAGTTAAGCTATGCGCGTAACATTGACCTAGGTTATGACAAGTCGAATACCTTTGTACTACGTGGTTTATATACCACTGAAGCCAGCCCACAGCGCGATGCCATTAAAACGCAACTATTGGCGAACCCAAATATTAGTAGCGTAACCAAAACATCACGTTTTCCGACGGGAGCTTTAACAGATGCTATGGGCTTAATTCACCCAGCAACAAACGAAATGCAGCTTATGCCTGTGCTGTCAGTCGATGAAGACTATTTCTCGTCTTACAACATTAAGTTGCTTAGTGGCCGAGGGTTCAGCCGTGACTTCACTGCAGATGTGATTTCTCGACCTTCAGAAGAAAATCCAAACCCAGAGTTTAGTGTGGTCATTAATAGCGTAGCCGCTAAAACATTGGGTTATACCCCTGAAGAAGCAGTAGGTAAGCAGTTTAAAGTGTTATTTACTCGCACTTCTGAAGGCACAGCGACCATTGTAGGTGTAACAGAAGATTATTATTTCTCGTCTTTAAAAACAGAAGTGGCGCCAACCTATCACTTACTTAACCATAACAACGGTTACAACATGTCGATTAAGTACACAGGCGACACGGCGCAAGTACGCGACTACATTGAGCAAACATGGAGTAAATTTGTACCTGAGCAGCCGATCGCATTGGATTACTTAGACGATAGATTCAACCAGATGTATCAGCAAGAAGATAGAGAATTCATTGTATTCAACCTGTTCTCTTTACTGGCTATTTTCATTGCATGCTTAGGATTATTTGGCCTGGCATCCTTTACCACACAACGTCGTACCAAAGAGATTGGTATTCGTAAGGTGCTAGGCGCATCTGTGCTAGATATTGTTATCTTAATTAATAAAGAGTTCTCAAAGCAGGTGTTGATTGCCAACATCATTGCATGGCCTGCTGCCTACTTCATTATGCAAGAATGGTTAAATAGCTTTGTGTATCGTATTGATTTATCAATATTGCCATTTGCAGTTGCAACGACTTTGGCCTTTGTGATTGCGTGGGTAACGGTTGGCTCGCTATCAGCAATTGCAGCGAAAGAGCGACCAATTACAGCATTACGGTATGAATAG
- a CDS encoding Calx-beta domain-containing protein — MLKIHHLTTLFITLCCLLSAEVYSAHCTGKLYGINAGRGEVGLIFDVNEYSGDTYIHSKALFSSAALAYASDLDRLYYISAPRAYEYQLDLNDVELNSTELKSLPISASRHKYTRVAYVDMTTKNHISLAKSKPMYRLAYNQNTGLLIGSYFNKLYSIDPNSGATTLLGTLSGYSEDSEMWRGDLAFYQDQLFLITNSAIFTVNLETLNLSKLTDHAITTLTGAVFNGEGALIVSRDKTNDYGSLNKTDLYQVHPLTGEACKMTTLPAQLNDLAIDNSNNIGCPETPLCQPLTLPEISLSAITASVNEGGTLEFDIILSRPIGQDVKVDVSTTPITSPNNDYTYPDQTITIAAGETHHRIQIPTIDNSVYEGNKQFNVHVSATDNASGSSQQTATIIENDPNTAEQLQNAAKNGQVNWEGSDGCCHGQRIRGIKGYFPNAPAGTVVNFYISSQKIATKTLSGSFAYAGDSQSTWWMNNGTVAWATLTYNGVTVNVHIGHKSQIHNHHNVNCANGCW, encoded by the coding sequence ATGTTGAAAATCCACCATTTAACTACTTTATTCATAACTTTATGCTGCTTGTTATCAGCGGAGGTTTACTCAGCACATTGTACTGGCAAACTTTATGGTATTAATGCTGGTCGAGGTGAAGTCGGTCTCATATTTGATGTGAATGAGTACAGTGGAGATACCTATATTCACTCAAAAGCGCTCTTTAGCTCCGCGGCTTTGGCTTATGCTAGTGATTTGGATCGCTTGTACTATATCAGTGCCCCTAGAGCATATGAGTATCAGCTTGATTTAAATGATGTTGAATTAAATAGCACAGAACTTAAATCTTTGCCGATTTCAGCAAGTCGACACAAGTACACACGGGTTGCTTATGTTGATATGACAACCAAAAACCATATTTCGCTCGCCAAAAGTAAACCTATGTACCGCCTAGCTTATAACCAAAATACAGGCCTGCTGATCGGCTCATATTTTAATAAGCTGTACAGTATTGACCCAAACTCTGGCGCAACAACATTGCTTGGCACACTCTCTGGTTACTCGGAAGACAGTGAGATGTGGCGAGGCGATTTGGCTTTTTATCAAGACCAGCTGTTTTTAATCACTAACTCGGCTATTTTTACTGTTAACTTGGAAACATTAAATTTAAGTAAACTAACCGACCATGCAATTACGACTTTAACAGGAGCAGTGTTTAATGGTGAAGGTGCTTTAATAGTCAGCCGTGATAAAACGAATGATTATGGAAGCTTAAATAAAACCGATCTTTATCAAGTTCATCCTTTGACTGGGGAGGCCTGTAAAATGACAACGCTCCCAGCACAACTAAATGATCTAGCGATAGATAATTCGAATAATATAGGTTGTCCAGAAACTCCGCTCTGCCAACCCCTCACATTGCCCGAAATATCACTATCTGCTATTACTGCTTCAGTTAATGAAGGAGGCACATTAGAGTTTGATATAATTCTTAGTCGGCCAATCGGGCAAGACGTGAAAGTTGATGTTTCAACAACCCCTATTACTTCGCCTAATAATGATTACACCTACCCTGACCAAACTATTACCATTGCTGCCGGTGAAACTCATCATCGGATACAGATCCCCACCATTGATAACTCAGTATACGAAGGAAACAAGCAATTTAATGTACATGTATCTGCTACTGACAATGCCTCAGGAAGCTCACAGCAAACAGCAACCATTATAGAAAATGACCCTAATACCGCTGAACAGTTACAAAATGCGGCGAAAAATGGTCAAGTAAATTGGGAAGGGTCTGATGGATGCTGTCATGGCCAACGCATTAGAGGCATCAAAGGGTATTTTCCAAATGCACCAGCTGGCACCGTAGTTAACTTTTATATCAGTAGCCAAAAAATAGCAACGAAAACACTGTCTGGCAGCTTTGCTTATGCAGGAGACAGTCAAAGTACTTGGTGGATGAACAATGGTACGGTGGCATGGGCAACGTTGACTTATAACGGTGTGACGGTGAATGTTCACATCGGTCATAAATCTCAAATACACAATCATCACAATGTAAATTGCGCAAACGGTTGTTGGTAA
- a CDS encoding glutathione S-transferase family protein, with protein sequence MNTLKIVGPDFSTFVRSIEMICKLKSLPYSLHNQWQGEDVTLGSEGLLKLHPYGKVPVLIDGSFILPESNAIARYLDTLTGPSVFASDPKKAASIDAWSSMLSIYGYRDLISLYVLTLKFPANQDGTPCLEALEKGKQAAHSTLKILAEKYNSQSKKSNWFLGEQFTLVDAISLPMLDYIHGLEGDLNLLNQYPDLKRYYQAAFDYPHCAEVLSFNR encoded by the coding sequence ATGAACACACTTAAGATTGTAGGTCCTGATTTTTCAACATTTGTTCGCTCGATTGAGATGATCTGTAAATTAAAGTCATTACCCTATTCGTTGCATAACCAGTGGCAAGGTGAAGATGTCACATTGGGCTCTGAAGGACTATTAAAGCTCCACCCTTATGGCAAGGTGCCGGTATTAATTGATGGTAGTTTTATCTTGCCTGAATCTAATGCCATTGCTCGTTATCTAGATACACTTACAGGCCCAAGCGTGTTTGCAAGTGACCCAAAAAAAGCTGCCTCAATCGATGCTTGGAGTAGCATGCTGTCGATTTATGGTTATCGTGATTTGATCTCTTTGTATGTTTTAACCTTAAAGTTTCCAGCAAATCAAGATGGAACACCTTGTTTAGAAGCTTTAGAAAAAGGAAAGCAAGCAGCACATTCAACATTGAAAATATTGGCAGAAAAATATAACTCGCAAAGTAAGAAAAGTAATTGGTTTTTAGGGGAGCAATTCACTTTAGTTGATGCGATCTCACTACCAATGCTGGATTACATTCATGGATTAGAGGGCGATTTGAACTTGCTTAACCAATACCCTGATCTTAAGCGGTATTATCAAGCAGCTTTTGACTACCCGCATTGCGCTGAGGTGTTGAGTTTTAATCGTTAA
- a CDS encoding ABC transporter ATP-binding protein, whose protein sequence is MINLTNISKIFRTESVETHALDSVSLHVERGEFVAIMGQSGSGKSTLLNIVGMLDHIDQGEYIFDGKNISGFTENKLADIRKDNIGFIFQSFNLIDELTVFENVELPLVYQGIAKKEREQRVLAILEKVDIAHRKDHYPQQLSGGQQQRVAVGRAIVAEPKMLLADEPTGNLDSKNGEEVMKLLAQLNREGVTIVMVTHSDHHANYAHRVINVLDGHIVSQNMQEVRCA, encoded by the coding sequence ATGATCAACTTAACTAACATTAGCAAAATATTCCGCACAGAATCAGTCGAAACACATGCGCTTGATAGCGTCTCGCTGCACGTAGAGAGAGGTGAGTTTGTGGCCATTATGGGTCAGTCTGGCTCGGGTAAATCAACGCTACTGAATATCGTCGGCATGCTCGATCACATCGACCAAGGTGAATACATTTTTGATGGCAAAAACATTAGTGGCTTTACCGAAAATAAGCTGGCCGACATTCGCAAAGACAACATTGGCTTTATCTTCCAAAGCTTTAACTTAATTGATGAGCTAACCGTTTTTGAAAATGTTGAACTGCCATTGGTTTACCAAGGCATAGCGAAAAAAGAGCGTGAGCAGCGCGTATTGGCGATTTTAGAAAAGGTCGACATTGCGCACCGCAAAGATCATTACCCACAGCAGCTCTCAGGCGGTCAGCAGCAAAGGGTCGCAGTAGGGCGTGCCATTGTCGCAGAGCCAAAAATGCTCTTGGCCGATGAGCCAACAGGTAACCTAGATTCCAAAAACGGTGAAGAGGTCATGAAGTTACTTGCGCAATTAAATCGTGAAGGTGTAACCATTGTGATGGTTACTCACTCAGATCACCATGCCAATTACGCACACCGCGTGATCAATGTATTAGACGGTCATATCGTGTCACAAAATATGCAGGAGGTGCGTTGTGCTTAA
- a CDS encoding efflux RND transporter periplasmic adaptor subunit — protein sequence MDKVISKKRTFKAGWLAAPAIAIAYFLISNTANSSGSHYNLEMDKIKVSTVTRGEFTDMIPLRGNITPSKSVYLDAIEGGRVEQRFVEEGAMVKKGDKILALSNTGLQLDVISREAQISEQLNNLHNTRLAIDQNRLNLKRNLLELDFEIKQSERKLAQHKKLVANNLVSQDELKAVIDRTQYLKDRRTLVIEQQEQDELIRTAQIAQLEDSVAQLNKNLSFARKNLENLVIKAPIDGQLTAFNAELGESKSRGSRLGQVDIVGEYKVSALIDEFYLGRVFAGQTAKITHQGQDYTLTLAKVYAEVSNGRFEVDLTFNDALPERIRRGQTLQMELLLADAKPAKMIPNGGFFLDTAGKWVFVIEQGSDVAVRKQVRLGQRNNKFIEVLEGLNEGDRVITSSYSTFINMQTLKLTQ from the coding sequence ATGGATAAAGTGATCAGCAAAAAACGCACATTTAAAGCAGGGTGGTTGGCAGCGCCAGCAATTGCCATCGCGTATTTTTTAATAAGCAATACCGCGAATAGTAGTGGCAGTCATTACAACCTAGAAATGGACAAAATTAAGGTCAGTACAGTCACTCGTGGTGAATTCACCGATATGATCCCACTGCGCGGCAATATTACCCCGAGTAAATCAGTGTATTTAGACGCCATTGAGGGCGGCCGTGTAGAGCAGCGCTTTGTAGAGGAAGGCGCTATGGTTAAAAAAGGCGATAAGATTTTAGCCTTAAGCAATACTGGTTTGCAGCTAGATGTTATCTCTCGTGAAGCACAAATTTCTGAGCAGTTAAATAACCTACACAATACTCGTTTAGCCATCGACCAAAACCGTTTAAATCTAAAGCGCAACTTATTAGAGCTGGATTTTGAAATTAAACAGAGTGAGCGCAAACTAGCTCAGCATAAAAAGCTGGTGGCGAACAACCTAGTATCGCAAGACGAATTAAAAGCCGTGATTGACCGCACACAGTACTTAAAAGATCGCCGCACGCTGGTAATTGAACAGCAAGAGCAAGATGAGCTTATTCGTACTGCACAAATTGCCCAACTTGAAGACAGTGTTGCACAGCTTAATAAGAACTTAAGTTTCGCCCGTAAGAACCTTGAAAACCTAGTGATCAAAGCGCCGATTGACGGCCAGCTAACCGCATTCAATGCTGAGCTGGGAGAATCGAAGTCGCGAGGTTCACGTTTAGGTCAGGTTGATATTGTCGGTGAGTACAAGGTCAGTGCGTTAATTGATGAATTTTATCTGGGCCGTGTATTTGCTGGGCAAACCGCAAAAATCACCCATCAAGGTCAAGATTACACACTGACACTTGCAAAAGTGTATGCCGAGGTAAGTAATGGTCGTTTTGAAGTTGATTTAACCTTTAACGATGCCTTACCTGAGCGTATTCGTCGCGGCCAAACGTTACAAATGGAACTGCTACTTGCCGATGCAAAACCAGCCAAGATGATCCCAAATGGCGGCTTCTTCCTTGATACAGCTGGTAAGTGGGTGTTTGTAATCGAGCAAGGTAGTGATGTTGCTGTTCGTAAACAAGTTCGCTTAGGCCAGCGCAATAACAAATTCATTGAAGTGTTAGAGGGATTAAATGAGGGCGACAGAGTTATCACCTCAAGCTATAGCACTTTTATCAACATGCAGACTTTAAAGCTGACGCAGTAA
- a CDS encoding M23 family metallopeptidase has translation MALKRLLLLSTFLVGCNDNNEQAKQPNEPLSAQTAADTAVADNHKDAANTELPAEIIAEPEPLEVPPQVTTYTLKRGQTITHVLKEAGFSLSQIYALARDIKPHFDFKKIKSGTQFDVVTHIVNTPVMNAETMTDADINSNDTTDTDTAKEQKHLRFATSYGELIEATLIDNTWQLSPISIEVRQRRFSKSFEISQSLYKAASQAEIPANVINSAILAMSHFVDFQREIRTGDKITLNFSQSTVQQDAHLFEKFSAPQKLVAIEFVNNKDVYQLYQFEDAYYFADGKLAQNFLMKTPLNGARLSSSFGKRKHPVLGYTRQHKGIDFSAPTGTPIMAAGKGKVLKANYSKSFGYRVLLEHHGGYRTLYAHLKGFAKGIKKGASVKQGQIIGYLGNTGMSTARHLHYEVHKNGKAINPLTMKQPSNIQLKGEELVAFKTYIQGVNQRYAAISKNETQIAE, from the coding sequence ATGGCTTTAAAAAGACTGTTATTGTTAAGCACATTTCTAGTTGGCTGCAATGACAACAATGAGCAAGCAAAACAACCAAATGAACCTCTTTCAGCGCAGACAGCCGCTGATACAGCTGTAGCAGACAACCACAAAGATGCTGCTAATACTGAATTACCAGCAGAGATTATCGCTGAGCCAGAGCCGCTTGAAGTTCCACCTCAAGTCACAACGTATACGTTAAAACGCGGCCAAACCATTACTCATGTTTTAAAAGAAGCCGGATTCAGTTTGTCGCAAATTTATGCGCTAGCCCGCGACATAAAGCCTCATTTTGATTTTAAGAAAATTAAATCTGGGACTCAATTCGATGTTGTCACACACATAGTCAATACGCCTGTTATGAACGCTGAAACAATGACTGATGCAGACATAAACAGCAACGACACAACAGACACTGACACAGCAAAAGAACAAAAACACCTTCGCTTTGCCACTAGCTATGGCGAATTAATTGAAGCCACATTAATTGATAACACGTGGCAGTTGTCGCCTATTTCAATAGAAGTGAGACAGCGTCGCTTCAGTAAATCGTTTGAGATCAGTCAAAGTCTTTATAAAGCCGCGAGTCAGGCAGAGATCCCCGCCAATGTGATAAACAGTGCGATTTTAGCTATGTCTCATTTTGTCGACTTTCAACGTGAGATCAGAACTGGCGATAAGATTACATTGAACTTTAGCCAATCAACGGTACAACAAGACGCGCATTTATTCGAAAAGTTTAGTGCCCCGCAAAAACTCGTTGCCATAGAGTTTGTGAACAATAAAGACGTCTACCAACTCTACCAGTTCGAAGACGCCTATTACTTTGCAGATGGGAAGCTCGCACAAAACTTTTTAATGAAAACGCCGCTCAATGGCGCACGACTCTCATCGTCTTTTGGTAAGAGAAAACACCCTGTTTTAGGCTACACTCGCCAACACAAAGGCATTGATTTCAGTGCACCAACTGGTACGCCTATTATGGCGGCAGGTAAAGGCAAAGTACTCAAGGCCAACTACAGTAAAAGCTTTGGTTATCGTGTTTTATTAGAGCATCATGGCGGCTATCGCACCCTGTATGCGCATTTAAAAGGGTTCGCAAAAGGCATTAAAAAAGGCGCGAGTGTAAAACAAGGCCAAATAATTGGTTACTTAGGTAATACCGGTATGTCTACAGCTCGTCACTTACACTATGAAGTGCATAAAAATGGCAAAGCAATTAACCCATTAACCATGAAGCAACCAAGCAATATTCAGTTGAAAGGTGAAGAGTTAGTGGCATTTAAAACGTATATTCAAGGAGTCAATCAAAGATATGCAGCCATTAGCAAAAATGAAACTCAAATTGCCGAGTAA
- a CDS encoding helix-turn-helix transcriptional regulator, with product MKEIERKRSAESFKLHVQRSLRQMRQSKGMSQAQLAKKMISNVDQSTISNWESGKSEMTMTQLLDVLFIFGVDLDSYFSFLRKD from the coding sequence ATGAAGGAAATCGAAAGAAAGCGCAGTGCAGAAAGCTTTAAGCTTCATGTGCAACGTTCACTACGGCAAATGCGGCAAAGTAAAGGTATGTCACAAGCGCAATTGGCTAAAAAAATGATATCCAATGTTGATCAATCTACGATAAGTAATTGGGAGTCAGGCAAAAGTGAAATGACCATGACACAACTATTAGATGTGTTATTCATTTTCGGTGTCGACCTAGATTCTTATTTTTCGTTTTTAAGGAAAGATTAA